The Malus domestica chromosome 10, GDT2T_hap1 nucleotide sequence GTTCTAGTGTAAAGAggaagccttgtgcactgggtacgaccattAGTTCTAGTGTCAATCAATTGACAGTTTGGTTGTCTTGTCACTTGATGGATTGACCTTAAAAGGACCATCCCTTGCAATTTGCATCCAAATTGTCTAATGCAATAGGCAACCAAACAACATCATTCAACAGATCGAAGAACAAGATCAGACCGAGAACAGTTTTAGTACAATGCTCTACACGTCAGTCAATGAACAATCGATCGAAAACAAAGTTTGATCAGTTGAGAAGATTTGCAGTGAAATAAATAGTCTTCTACAACATGAAGCAATACTCAACGATAATTATTTTTAACGATAACATATTCTGCATCATATATAACAAACATTAGTTTACACATGAACATGTTTGCTCCCATTCCGAGAGGTATTTTCTGTTTTGGAAATTTAGAAGGTACTTTTTATGAATCATAACATTAATTCCGAAATTTACAGACTGCTCAAGTGGCCTTTTCTATATGACTATATGCACTCTGCACTCTTAGAATTCCGTCTTCAAAATATGCAACACAGAAACGCGCTATACAGGTCTTGAATTGCACATCAACCTCAAATTTTACAGTGTCTCATCAGATCAAAGCTCCGTCACTTCTGCTTTCTGCCCTACAGCAAACAACAAACAAACTTCAAATCACAGTTTAAGTGTTTAATCCTCACGCTAAACATGCTTTACAAACTCCAAGTCTCTACCTTTTATTTTAGCTTGATCCCAGAGAGGTCGTAACTTTTTCGGACCTAAAACTAGATTTCAGACAACTTGTATATTTCATAAATCTACTCATTTCAAAATCTACACGAAATTTAGACTTCTCTCTGTCCCACCTACTTGCCAAATGCCAACCTGTTTCCTCCACCTCAAAATTATCTAGATTTCTTGGGTAAATCCATGGCCGGTTTATATACAAGTACGAGAAAAACAATCCTGGAAtagaaacagaaagaaaaaaagcaaaTCAGATTGCTTTTTTCTGTTTCATTAAGCTACCAGTGGCTGCAGTTAAGATTCTTCCAGCTAGAAGAACAAAGCTCACCAGTTCAAACGCAAAGAAAGCTTAACAATTTCTCTAATTGAGACTTGATTCTTTTGTATCCCATTAATCAGACTTTAATCCACATATTTCCAATATCATTGTCCAACTATTTTGGTCATCACCTCTCCCGCTTACAATCTTGATTATCAACCCCGAATAAACTTAACAACTATTCTCACCCCATTTTTGTCCTTGTACACTCACGCACACCAAAGTTTGTatcctgtagtttcaaatttcaacTAAAATTTTTCTCGACTGCACTTAGTCTCCATTCCAAGCAAACCAGTTAAGTACTTTATACAGCATTTGATAAATACAGCAAAACAGCTTTACTGAAATTTGGCTTACCTACTACCACTTCTTAGTAGAACAACATAGAGTGGATCTTGGGATGTCAACAGAAACAGCTGCCGGACAATATAGGTACATGTGGTAATGCTGGAAGTAGAGAGAACAAAAAGGTTAATATATCAAAATTGACCCTAATGGGCTAGCAGCAGATTCACTGTGTTATGAAAAGAGCAAACCCAGTTGATAAAAGAGAACACACTCGATACATCCTCTTATCATAAAAACTTTGTCATCCCATATTCAATTTTTGTCTTTTCTCACCATCAATCTATGTATATTATTGAATAATTACTTATGAAAACCGAAAacaaaaagtttataaaaattcAAAGTAAAAATGTTTTCTCAACTATAAATAACCATACTTTATGAATTCCCCTTCCaaaaaccacacacacacacacacacacacacacacacacacatatatatatatatatatctgtataTATACAGATAATACGAAACAAGTAATTGTGTGTCTGTCAATGTATTGTCTATCAAAATTACAAATTTGCAAGTAGACCCTGTTTACATAGGTGTGGAACATATGGATGCTGTTATACAATTACAGAATTGACGTCTTCTCAGCGGAAAGTATATTGATGTTTAAAACCCTGAGAGTTACCTGCCAAAACTTATCAAAAAGATTATCCAAAGAGCTGCAGTAGTCCAACTTGATTCTTTGTAGACAACCCAAACCTGATTTTTATAcaaaagcaagaagatctttaTTCAAAATTAAGACAAATGTGCAGAAAGATATGTTCAAAACATTTACTCAAAAGCAAGGTTCTGAAGTAAATTAAATGACGAAGGTTAAAAACCACTAGGTTCAGGAAATCACCATGTTGCTAAATTAATCACTACTTTCTACTTTTCAAGCATAGAAATGAACTTAAAAGAAGGGAAAGATAACAATCACTGAGGCAACTAGAAACCCTCAGCCACAAATCTTAGAATATTCATTAGCAATTAATTGCTGCATAACATGAATTCCTCAATAACATTTTTCTTTGAGCATATGAATGTTTCCTAACATTCTATTTTAAGACTCCAATCGTTGACAAACTTATTAAACAGAATCACACCCTGACTCGATGGTTGgctcaaaatataattaatcagCAAAAGTTCAGGAAGGAAAAAGCGACCATAGGGGAAAATTCTCTAGGGTAGATTAATGAGCCTAAAGCTATTTGAATGTTTATTCAAGATGCAGCTTAACTGGTATCAATTTCAGTTATATGCATGGCTTTAACGAGTTCTGTCAATTTATTATCGGTGTCTTTTAACTCCCCCTGCCTACTTCTCACAAGATACTGAGAGCATAAATAACTACGCATAATATAATGAGTATCTGAGACATACTGATAGAGCAACAACATTGATGTAAAAGTCAATAAGTGTTGCTGTCATCCACCTGCAAACATGTAGCAGCTAGCTTTTAATTACATGACAGCTGAAAAGATCGATCAAAATCTTCAATTAaactgaaataaataaataaaaacttacgGAGTCAAAAGCTCTGTGCGAAAAGGAGTACCATCTGTTAAGAGAGTGTACAGAAGAGTTCCCAGCATCAAGAGACCCAAAGCAATAAAGGTAACTCTTGCAATCATAACGTGGGAGCACTTATTCTTACTTTCCGTACCATAACTACATGAAAAcatttatcaaatcaaatcagtttttattgGGATGAGGCAAGATAAAAGATGTGCATTGTACCATGCTATCGCATTTATTGCCAGTTAAATCTTTAACATTAGTACCTCCAGCCGGGAGTatcccagtgcacaaggctcccgctttacgcagggtctgggagaggtgaatgtcggctagccttacccccatttatggagaggctactCCCAAACCTCCAGCCGGGAGTATGATAGAGGAAAATGAGAAAAAGATGGAAAGAAAGATATGATAAGAAAAGCAGCATCTTCACCAGCATATGCATACTTTCTTAGCATAAGACGGTTGTGTGTGCATGCATGTGCATGTGTTCACAAATATTCCGATACAACTCATGTAAGATGGCCACCATTACTGATTAAGCTTAGTATGATACTATGATATAGAGCTTTATCTAACAGAAAAGAAATAGCTGCATGAGAAACCATGTTTATAAAGAAAATGGAGCAGCATATGCAGTTTCATAAAGCATAGTAAGACGTGCATCTTCGTGTATGCCCTATCCTATGACGTGTATCAACAAACCTGCACGAGTTCTAGTATATGGTCACATGCATATGAATTATGATGCACCATTATCAGATAAAGCTCAGTGATCACACAGAGCTCATAAATCAAATAAAGCCCAACAGTGAACTCCTTAGTTTAAAGTTTGTTTAAGCAAAATTCCTCTCTAAATGTTTACTTGTAAACAAATGACATCATGTATTAAGTTGACATTTACACCGTAACACAGACTCAATAGAAATCATCCAAAAATGTCACTCCTCTACATGGTCACCAGAGCACAATCTTCATTTGCAGCCAGTTGCCAATATCACAACAGCTTCTCATACCCCAATAATAGCCAACAATGCTATTTTGTCTTCCTATCTCCAATCTCCTTTTCAATAAAATTTCATGGCTGCCTCGGAAAAGGGGAAACTCTGTTTCCTCCACTGCAATTGTGCTAACCAGAAAGTCTTCTTTCTCTGCTAGAACTTCAATCCGAGTTTTTGAATATCACCCACCTTGTTACACCTCAAGCAGACAAATTCGAACCATCTCCTCTGGTAAATCAGTTTTTCTCTTACACAATAAATATTTTTCAATGCCGCAGGTATAAATTCTACAAACACTAATGGGTTGCAAGctataaataataatttaaaaaaaaaaaactataatgaTTCAGCAATTAAGTAATATCAGAAttcctaaaattaaaattctctGTCATTTTCATGTAATTGATAACCACGTCATATTTGAATCTATTTCCCAGAGATTACAACTTAAGAACATTGTATTAAGAGATAAATCAAATTAGAATACATTTATTGAATCAAGAGAGAGCACAAGAAGGAAATCAGATGGGAATCAACCGATTTCCATGCACTTTGCCATCCACCGACAAGTTTCTCTATGCACGTCTCTCAGTATTATAATTTCTATACAATAATTTGATTCAACATTAGAGCACGATACACTAAGGTGAAGTTTAGTTTACCTACCTGTTTGAATGTCGCAACAGAACATAGTACATAGGATCTTGCGATTCTGCAGTCGATAGCTTCATAAATTGCAACAGAATGTAGGCACATGTAGTGATACTTGAAACAGAAACCAAAGAATAGCAACAAATTAATAACAAACTAAAGTTGATAATGAACCAGATAAATTGTGTGTAATggaaaaatcaaacaaatattaacACATTGAAATATTACCAAGCATGACaggtcaaaaaagaaaatagaaaagattgCAAGCTCAAATCAAACTTTCACACTCAAATTCGAACAAGAATCATTGTcatgaaatgaaaagaaatcaaTACACAAATACAAAAAGGCAACTGATACCAGAAAAAGAAGCAAAACTACATAACGATTAAAGAAAACATAGTAGAACTTTGAACCACTGCTCTGTTACTTAGGTGTAGTAACAACTAATGCAATCACCACATCTCAAAATTCAATCATAGTGACTGATAGGATTAGGACGTGTTTCTGGGACCACTCAGATCAGGATTGAGAAACTTAACTATCTGACCCAACAGTATTGGGTTGAAATTTCAACCATACAAGACCAACTGAGAGAAGCTTATAACTGGCAAACCTAATGTGCTAGGTAATAAAAAAGTTTGTCTAACCACATTACTGAACCACCCCACACGCATGTTCAGAATATATTTAGTATAGGGTAGAAAGCAAACCTTCCAAAGCATACTAGTAGTGTAACCCATAGTGTAGCAATAATCCAGTTTGACTCCTTGTAGGAAATCCAAATCTGAAAAGAGAGACATAACTTATATAAGTCTATGTTAAACTGAGCTACGCACACAATTTTGTTTATAGCAGATTCAACTCAATGCATGATGAAATAGCAAGTCGACCGAAAGAGACCAAAAGAACCTAAACAGCCAGTAATATATATTTCGTGTCTAAATATAATCGAGGAGCCTTTAAGCACCTCAAAATGAAATAACAATACAACATCATAGAGGCCATAAACCCCGAACGATAAGGAGAAGAAACTAAAACAGTGACACTTTCCATTAAGTTTACCAGTACAAAGCATTCTGGCATATATAGaaagattttattattttccatTCCTCATGGAAGAAATAAATCTAAAAGGAAATGTCAGGAAGTATACTTGGTTAACAAGCAACGTACATTCTAGACTCATTAACTCATAGAAATACCAACGATTACAAGCAGCCTTAATCTAGCAAATTTTTAGCTACCAAAGTACCCCGAGACAATCACTGCAATCGATTATGGAAACTGTACGGTTGTTCATATGCTTCTTTCTTTTCATCTTTAAAGTCAAAAGAACTATTATGATTTTATCCATTTCAAACAAAGCTATTAATGGAGGGCAAGCCTTGGCGCAACATAAAGTTGCTCCTTTTGTGACCAAAAGGTTACAGGTTTGAGTCGACGAAAAAGCCTCTTTGCAAAGCAAGGTTAAGATTGCACATGATACCGACCCCACTTTACGGGAGCCTCGTTCCTTTTAAACAATGATATTACTGATATAGCACCAACAGAAAAAAGAAGACGgaattaacaagaaaaattacaaaaaaaattacaacgaTGGAACCTCAAGAATTCGATGAAAGCTTAGCAGAAAACTGTGTTTAAGTTTAAGATCATACCGCCAAAGGAACAACATTGATGTAGAAATCAATCAAGGTAGCCACCATCCACCTGAAACagaaaaaatcccaaaactttcaaaataattaaacaaacaaacaaaccaaaagactgggagtatgagagagagagagagagagagagagagagagagagagagagtacggaGTAAGAAGGTCCTTGCGAAAGGGAAGGCCGTCGACGGAGAGAGTGTAAACGAGAGTGACGGTCATCGCGCAGCCCAAAGCTGCAAACAGAACTCTTAAGCCAATCACCAAAGAATTCGCCATTGCCTCCGCCTCACaggaattgaagaagaaaagaagggagTTTTGACGACCGAAATGCAAGTGTGCGTGCGGCTCTTGTGTTCTGTCGTCTGTGGCCTGTGGCCTGTGGCTGTGCTTCTGAGGTTCCACGAAGACGGGAGCGCGCGGACGCCAGAGCTCCACGTCGCTTCCGTAGTTAAATTAACTAGTGCTGTTTTAGGCTTTAGCTAATGTGTTTGACTCTCCCACAACCCCTCTAACTTAAAAGGATAATGttacaaaaaacaaatttttaaataaaattatgttttactaATAAGAAACTAGCATATAGTCACGTACAaaatatgtatttttatttttgaaagagaaggagagaggaagggagagaTAGAGAAATTGGGAGcgggaaatttttattttatttttttataattagagatatgttaggattacatgtatgtgaggttttgaaaaaaaaaacagcaaaatttagttgtgtgaaattacatttctaccccatatttcttattcatgttttgCTTTAATAAGGGTTAAATTGGTAATTTTATATGGTTTTAGTTGATAATGagtgtttttttaattagtagagataagcACCTTGATTAAGAATCAGTATTTACCCATGCATATAAGATTTCATGTTCAATATTAAAGATTTATAACTAATTTATTTACTGTaattatgtttttgtttgtcaaattattttttcatttactattcaaaatttgaaaagaaatataaattaCTTATAAGAGCTAGAGAGCATTAGGATACAGTATTGAGTGTAATATTCTTTGGGCATTTAGCTTTTGTTAGTTTCCCTCTCATCCTTTTTATACTTCATTTTGTAATACACACAATAATATTTACATGTGTGAAAAAAGAAGGTTAAGCTTCAAAAAGAGTTATTAGCTATAATAGTTTGGTTCGAATTCACCCTTAATAAGGATTAAAcgtaaaatctctcacttaatCATTTACAAATAGAAAATATCACTAaatcataatactaaataactCAATCTCTGTAATCATAAAGAGCAACTATACATGTATTGTGACTTCGATCTTTAAAATTTACTAGTTTTTCTGCGCGTGCCCAAGTAAATGTGAAAGGTCAATACATGTCACTCGCTTGGATTTAACGCTTGACGCCTACTTTGGAGGATGACACAGCTAAAATTACAACTTGGTTGCATGACTTAATCACGATTTAAACTTTTAATCCCACCCTAGTGTGATGGCCGCCGTCCTAAACCACTTTTGTtgtgggacaaggattgtctgcccttccactTTTGATGCCCTCCCgtggacaaggattgtttgccctcccacttcaggtgccctcccgtgcccttctgttttgtatggtcacggttaagccacgtcaacattttatattatttttttatagagataataagacaaaatgaataataatataaaatgttgacgtgacttaaccgtgaccacacaaacagaatgGCATGGGAgggggacaaggattgtctgccctcctacttccggtgccctcatgtttgtgtggtcacggttaagccacgccaacattttatattactattcatttttattttattatctctataaaaaataatataaaatattgacgtgatttaactgtaaccacacaaaacaggagggcatagGAAAACACCGAAAGTGGAAaggtagacaatccttgtcctttgtTGTGTGGATAAGTGGGACCCAAAAAACACATGTCTAATCTAAACTTACTTCTTACTATAATAATGTCACCTGGCACTTGGTCTTTGTCATTGTAATAATATATGTTGCTGTCCGTCCTGCCGACTCGTAcacaaatataattacaaaaattaaaaacaacacAACCAACCACCGATCGAAATTGGCGcccctttcttctctctctctctctcgctctctctctctcttcccattCATTCTTTCCTTTcctagaaagagaagaaaaaagagaaacaaaagtggaaagaaaaattcaaacacGCCGACCAATCAATCGCATTGGTGCGTGAAATCTGTTTACTGTCGAAATAGTTGAAATTTTCGCCTTTTGCATCAGTTTAAATTCGTCGCCATGTCATTGCGCAGACGAACCTTGCTCAAGGTCATCGTTCTCGGCGACAGCGGGTACGTTTTAGGGTTTCTGATTCTGCAGCAATTGTAGTTTATTTCTATATTTTGTGTGAATTTTAGTGATTAAATTTGTGTTTGTTCTTCTGTTAGGGTGGGCAAGACCTCGTTGATGAACCAGTATCCTTCATTCACCATCCGTGAGATTATTTTCGTTAACTTTAattatgtttttccaatttcggTGTTGAATTTGTGTAATTTTCGTTGTGCGATCTCAGAAATCTAAGTAATTTTGGTGAATTAAGTTTAATTAGGTTGATATTGTTTATGATCGACAAATGGGGCATTGTTATTCTAATGAGGTATCagtttaattatgtatttttttgggTGTTAAGACTGTGTGGTTCTTTAACTGATGGCTTAGATATGTGCACAAGAAGTTTAGTCAGCAGTATAAAGCTACAATTGGTGCCGATTTTGTCACCAAAGAACTCCAAATCGATGACAGGCTCGTCACTTTACAagtgggttttgtggttcaATGGTATTTCAGTGTTCTGTTTGGTATAATTTAGGGTAATTATTGTTGGAATTGTGGGTGctaatttatgtgggtttttctgttttttttcgtCTGGAAGATTTGGGACACGGCCGGGCAGGAAAGATTTCAGAGTCTTGGAGTTGCATTCTACAGAGGAGCAGATTGCTGTGTTCTTGTTTATGATGTTAACGTAATGAAGTCCTTTGATACTCTAGATAATTGGCATGAGGAGTTTCTCAAGCAGGTTTGTTTCATGCCTTTCTCAATTCTTTATATATTTATCTGATAACTTTCTCTTGCCAAACTGATGTACTGTGCTGTGAGATTCTCAAGTAGGACCATTATCCATTGGAAACATATGTTGAGGATCTGAGGTGCAGTTCTTATTGTTATCTGATAGCATAGCGTGCCAATTGTGTTACAAGATTGAATTACTTATATAAatgtgtacacacacacatagcgTTTCTCAGTCATTCTATATTCAAGCAAGGATATATGTTTGTCAAAAGGGAGCTATTATTTGAACTCCAAAAAAGTCGTATAGTACTCCTCCCATGTGAATTAACTAAAGGAGAAAAGGTCATGATAACTATTTTGGAACACTATTAATAATTCCCTTGACATAATAAAACTTGAGTAAACATTGGCAGCATTAGCACAATGGAATATAACTACCTTAGAGAAGTTATGCTAGTTCTGTATTACTTCTGTTCTTACTGCACTTTGATCAATAATGAGCTATTTGCTTTATCTTGGGTTAGCTACTTAAGTTATAACAATTTTTTTCGGAAATGGGGTTTTCTAGCCTGAAGAATGAATATGGCGGCAGGGAAGACTAGTTTAGAGCTTAAAAATACTGAATAGTAGTTGTCTAATgcgtaattattttttattgctttgttttttatttagagTTGGCTTGATAATATCTATGTTTTCTATTGTTTTTGTCTAATGAGAGAGGTAACGagaaaaaaggaggaagaattaAGAGTTTTTTAAGTAAAATGAATACAATTCTGATATTGGACGTTTTAGTTTTTTCTATTAACCATTCTCTCTTTGTCCCCTTATTTTCGTTGGCTTTTGAGACAAATGCAAAAGTATTTTTCTTCCCAAGTACGAAAGCAATCAATATTCCATCAATGCTCCATTTCCTGGGACCTTTATTTCGTATGCAAGAAGGGAATTCCCATGTAGGGAGTAAAGGTTGCTTATCTTACTTCCATCCATCATTTCTTGCTTCAGCTGAAAAATTGTAGAATTTGCACAGAATTCTTCCAGATGAATTACCATTTTAGCACTAATTTCCAAATGCTGTTCTGTGTGTGTTTTATGGTGTATTTGACATGAGATGACAGTTGAGCCTCGGATAGTACTAAGTTTCCATGCTATAGGCTTTTAATTTTCCATTTTGTGCTTGCTTTTCCATGGGTGGCTACATAAGGCTGCCTTTCTCTTATTTCTTTAATTCTATACATTCCTTATAACAGTTTGTTTATCCGAATTAATACGATTACCTTATTTTATGTTGTCATTGATTTAATTATAAAACATGGTGGTTTGATAAAAGTGTCTCTAAGCAGTTTTGAAAGTTGTAAATATATACCTTTCAAGCCTAAGCAGTTTGGCTTACAGTTCTgtaatttgaattttgtttttcagaaaatgcatatattttgttttaatgCGCATATCGTTTCCATTCTAATTGTTTCCCAGGCCGACCCTCCCGATCCCAAGACATTTCCGTTTATCTTGCTTGGTAACAAGATTGATATAGATGGGGGGAACAGTCGTGTGGTAAGGATACACATTTGTAGTGCTGTCTACAACTTGCCCATGTACATCATTCTAATTATTTTCTTTACAGGTGTCGGAGAAGAAAGCAAAGGACTGGTGTGCATCAAAGGGGAATATACCTTATTTTGAGACATCAGCAAAAGAGGATTACAACGTTGATGGTGCATTTCTTTGTATTGCGAAGACTGCTCTTGCAAATGAACATGAGCAGGACATGTAAGTTTATATGGAGGATATTGCCAAGTTCTTTTTTAGAATATATTTAAGTTCATCAGCTATTCCAGATTCAGAAGATGAGCATCGGCTCTCTTTTGGAAGCATCCGCATAGTGGATAGATGATTCTATATAGTGTATTTGATCATAGTCTTGGTTCTATAGACAAGAATTAGATAGAATGAACATGATAGTTTTCATTATGAATGTAGTTTTTAGTTCTCACTTTTATGACATGAAGGATAAAACCTAGTATATTGGTCTTCTTAGAACTTAGTTAAGATATTTTAGGAGAAGAATGGTCGCATGTGTAGATGAAGCCTGGTTTCACCAGTCACAATAGTTGTAAGTATAGATAAAGCCTGGTTTCACCAGTCACAATAGTTGTAAGTATAGATAAAGCCTGGTTTGACTGGTCGCATCAAAGGATGTGCATTTGAATGGGACTAAGTACAGCTTGAGACGAGGTAAGGGGCTCGGCAGTGTGGAAGCAGATGACTAAACTAAGTCTCATTGTCCCACATAATGGATCTTTGCTGTAAAGCAATCAAAGTATGAGCATCTGATCTTGATCTTTCCAAATTCTGTCAAAACTTCTTTGTAGAATAAGCATATGATTCTAGTGAAAATTACCTTACGATTTACCCCAATTGTATATCTACAGGGCATCAGTATCTATCTTTCTGCTATTATTGCTTTACGCTTATATGAGGTATTTTATGACCCTCCAAACCTGCCTTATTCATCAttgtttctcttttctttttacttgCAGATATTTCCAGGGCGTCCCGGAGGCTGTTACAGAGTCCGATCAGAGAGGAGGTGGCGGCTGTGCATGCTGAATTTATTCGGGCAATTCACCTCCAATGCTGGGTTgcctaatttttattattttgttgtcCGATTCATAGGCATTGTTTGTACACGTTGTATACTAAGTTCTGTTGTTTAGCGATGCCCTACTTTTTCCAATTTGAGGAAAGTAGTCCCTATTTTTGTCAGAGGAACGCCAAGGAAAGCAGTCGCTATGAGTTTTGCTTTGACCTTTGGAAACGAAATCGCTGCTTGTAGTTTTGACTTGTGAGAGAATCAACTTCATGGAATTTTCGAAGTTAAAATTATGGGATAGACTTATGTGATATTGAGCTACCATGTTTGATTCTTTTTACGATTCTCTACGTTCTTGCAACACAAGTCATCATATCGGTCTGTTTTTTAACGGAACGTATGGAAATGGGTTCAGGTTAGAGAGGCGATCGTCCCTCCACCTAAAGAACAAGCGCTAGGCAACGGTAGACGGGTTTCAGGTTGGGACCAGTGCCCAGTAGACAGAGCTAATCCTTTTCCGAGGCTACGAATACACTTTTGCAGCATACCATAAAATAAGTTTGTTTTTTAAATCCTTAGAATAATgtctccaacctccatagcccCCAAACAGTACATGCTCTGATTATATTTGCAGAGTGAAATGACATTTCAGGAGCCTCTTTCTATACGCTCTTTGACTGCagacacatctctctctctctctctctctctctctctctcaattcaTAATGCTGCCAACAAGACCCATTATATCCCTTCCAACCTCTGTAGTCTGTGGTATATAAATTATGATAAATAGTGCGTCGCGGGAGGTGAAGAGGGAGGGGATGGAGATGGACAAGGGACGGGAGGTGAAGAGGCAGgagatggggggggggggggaagtgTGTCGCCggcccgggggggggggggaaggttCTGGGTTTGTGGGTTAGGTTTTTTGTCTTCCAAATACCTTATTACCACAAAGATTTATCCAATTTGGCCTAAAATGTAAGTGGGAAACTATGGAAAATGCCCCCTTGCGTACATCCGCAAAGTTTTGCAGGGGATTACAAAGTCTAATCCCCAAGTGGTTGTCGCGGA carries:
- the LOC103400360 gene encoding uncharacterized protein isoform X2, giving the protein MANSLVIGLRVLFAALGCAMTVTLVYTLSVDGLPFRKDLLTPWMVATLIDFYINVVPLAIWISYKESNWIIATLWVTLLVCFGSITTCAYILLQFMKLSTAESQDPMYYVLLRHSNSYGTESKNKCSHVMIARVTFIALGLLMLGTLLYTLLTDGTPFRTELLTPWMTATLIDFYINVVALSVWVVYKESSWTTAALWIIFLISFGSITTCTYIVRQLFLLTSQDPLYVVLLRSGSRKQK
- the LOC103400360 gene encoding uncharacterized protein isoform X1 translates to MANSLVIGLRVLFAALGCAMTVTLVYTLSVDGLPFRKDLLTPWMVATLIDFYINVVPLAIWISYKESNWIIATLWVTLLVCFGSITTCAYILLQFMKLSTAESQDPMYYVLLRHSNSYGTESKNKCSHVMIARVTFIALGLLMLGTLLYTLLTDGTPFRTELLTPWMTATLIDFYINVVALSVWVVYKESSWTTAALWIIFLISFGSITTCTYIVRQLFLLTSQDPLYVVLLRSGSRAESRSDGALI
- the LOC103400359 gene encoding ras-related protein Rab7; translation: MSLRRRTLLKVIVLGDSGVGKTSLMNQYVHKKFSQQYKATIGADFVTKELQIDDRLVTLQIWDTAGQERFQSLGVAFYRGADCCVLVYDVNVMKSFDTLDNWHEEFLKQADPPDPKTFPFILLGNKIDIDGGNSRVVSEKKAKDWCASKGNIPYFETSAKEDYNVDGAFLCIAKTALANEHEQDIYFQGVPEAVTESDQRGGGGCAC